A single Ziziphus jujuba cultivar Dongzao chromosome 11, ASM3175591v1 DNA region contains:
- the LOC107428680 gene encoding MDIS1-interacting receptor like kinase 2-like: protein MEPSLKILSTMKIGRLVLYTSAIIIIIVFLAPSSSSEAIAQEGKEMEALLKWKDSLDSPTDSVLHSWSPLHPHNSSTSSSKNSSYNFKIGGGSPCKWFGITCNKAGSVVGINISSSHLQGTLHNFSFSSFPNLLTLDLYNNSLYGSIPSHISELSRLTYLYLGRNHLSGNIPSGIRLLTSLEYLVLDYNEISGSIPQEVGQLKSLVKLFLNKNHLTGSIPVSIGNLTMLSTLELGGNNISGCIPQEIGQLKSLRELSLYETQVTGSIPVSIGNLTMLTLLDLSHNHINGYIPQEVGQLESLVDLSFYDNYLVGSIPASIGKLKNLKFLSLANNNLNGSIPKGLLDNLTELETLQFNSNNLSGFLPENICLNGKLTFFVASYNNFKGSIPKTLRNCSTLAEVSLKCNLLTGNISEEFWICPKLTRIDLSSNTFVGKLTGNWGQCHKLTFFNLSNNKISGELHPGLGKATELRQLDLSSNLLEGRIPNELGRLKFLFELNLNNNTISGQVPAEIGLLPNLEIIELASNKLNGSIPVHLGQCSKLTYLNLRMNRLSGNVPFQIGRLESLRTLDVSHNFLAGGLPEELHNLKMLETFDLSHNMLSGSIPSKFKDMKSLLSIDVSCNQLYGPLPDVKAFTEARAAALQNNKGLCGNNTSLKPCPVRGKKNINPVVISAIVSISGTIIVLLIIAGILFTRPKGDKNVDEPKEIQTEIFFAAWNHDGKRVHEEIVEATENFDPKYCVGVGGNGSVYKTLLSTGQVVAVKKFHEDGGEASKEAFDSETSMLTKVRHKNIIKLFGFCSHTRYSFLVYEFMERESLFKVLRDNVKAKELEWTTRVNIVKGLANAISYLHHGCCPPIIHRDISSKNVLLDAEYEARISDFGSAINFHPGSLNWTSFAGTLGYSAPELSYTMEVNEKSDVYSFGIVTLEVIMGKHPGDLISSLSTSPLAVADKILLKDVLDERLSSPWKHLEDQVVCIAEIAFACLHQIPQLRPTMKQVSQKLSILLPPPLSEPFHAITLEKLFDPEALIY, encoded by the exons ATGGAACCATCACTCAAGATATTAAGCACCATGAAGATTGGAAGGCTAGTCTTGTACACTTCtgctatcatcatcatcatcgttttTCTGGCTCCTTCTTCCTCTTCAGAAGCAATTgcacaagaaggaaaggaaatggAGGCCCTTCTCAAATGGAAAGACAGCCTTGATAGTCCAACAGATTCTGTTCTACACTCATGGAGTCCTCTACATCCTCACAACTCCTCCACATCATCTTCAAAAAATTCTTCTTACAACTTCAAAATTGGAGGTGGCAGCCCCTGCAAATGGTTTGGAATCACTTGTAACAAGGCAGGAAGCGTTGTTGGTATAAACATTAGCAGCAGTCATCTTCAAGGTACGCTTCATAACTTCAGCTTCTCATCATTTCCCAACTTACTCACCCTTGATCTGTATAACAACAGCCTTTATGGAAGTATCCCATCCCATATTAGTGAGCTTTCTAGGCTCACCTACCTTTACTTGGGTCGAAATCATCTATCCGGAAATATTCCATCTGGAATACGCCTATTAACAAGTTTAGAGTACCTTGTTCTGGATTACAACGAAATTTCTGGATCCATCCCTCAAGAAGTAGGACAGCTTAAATCTCTCGTTAAGctttttttgaacaaaaacCATCTGACCGGTTCAATCCCTGTATCCATTGGAAACCTGACCATGTTATCCACACTAGAACTTGGTGGGAACAATATTTCTGGATGCATCCCACAAGAAATAGGACAACTTAAATCTCTCCGTGAACTTTCTTTGTATGAAACCCAAGTGACTGGTTCAATCCCTGTCTCTATTGGAAACTTGACCATGTTAACCTTGCTAGACCTGAGCCATAACCATATAAATGGATATATCCCTCAAGAAGTAGGACAACTTGAATCTCTTGTTGATCTCTCCTTTTATGACAACTACCTTGTTGGATCAATCCCTGCATCCATTGGGAAGCTCAAAAACCTTAAATTCTTAAGTTTAGCGAACAACAACTTGAATGGTTCCATTCCCAAAGGATTATTGGACAATCTTACCGAGCTGGAGACGCTGCAATTTAACAGCAATAACCTGTCTGGATTCCTTCCTGAAAATATTTGTCTCAATGGAAAGCTTACATTTTTTGTAGCATCCTACAACAATTTTAAAGGTTCCATTCCAAAAACCTTGAGAAATTGCAGTACTTTGGCCGAAGTTTCACTTAAATGTAATTTACTAACAGGAAATATATCAGAAGAGTTCTGGATATGCCCAAAATTAACACGTATAGACTTAAGCAGCAACACATTTGTGGGAAAGCTTACCGGAAACTGGGGACAATGCCATAAACTCACTTTTTTTAACCTCTCAAACAATAAGATTTCAGGTGAGCTGCATCCTGGACTTGGGAAAGCGACTGAGTTGCGTCAACTTGACCTCTCTTCCAATCTTCTCGAAGGGAGAATTCCAAACGAGCTGGGACGTCTAAAATTCTTATTCGAGCTCAACTTGAACAACAATACAATTTCTGGGCAAGTTCCCGCTGAAATTGGATTGTTGCCAAACCTTGAGATCATTGAACTTGCATCCAACAAACTAAACGGATCGATTCCTGTTCATTTGGGACAGTGCTCAAAACTGACTTACTTGAACTTGAGAATGAACAGACTAAGTGGGAATGTTCCATTCCAGATTGGGCGTTTGGAATCTCTCCGAACTCTGGATGTAAGTCACAATTTTCTTGCAGGAGGCTTGCCTGAGGAGCTGCATAATTTGAAAATGTTAGAAACATTTGACCTGTCTCACAATATGCTCTCTGGCTCAATACCATCCAAGTTCAAAGATATGAAAAGCTTGTTATCTATTGATGTATCCTGCAATCAATTATATGGACCTCTCCCGGACGTCAAAGCCTTCACCGAGGCCCGAGCAGCAGCACTGCAAAATAATAAAGGCTTGTGCGGCAACAACACTAGTTTGAAGCCATGTCCTGTACGCggaaagaaaaatatcaatCCTGTTGTAATTTCAGCTATAGTGTCTATCTCTGGCACTATAATTGTGCTGTTGATCATTGCTGGGATACTTTTTACTCGCCCAAAAGGAGATAAGAATGTGGATGAACCAAAGGAGATACAAACTGAAATTTTCTTTGCAGCATGGAATCATGATGGGAAAAGGGTTCATGAAGAAATAGTTGAAGCCACGGAGAACTTTGACCCCAAATATTGCGTTGGGGTTGGAGGGAATGGAAGTGTTTATAAAACGCTGTTGTCAACCGGTCAAGTTGTTGCAGTGAAAAAATTCCATGAAGATGGTGGAGAGGCCAGCAAGGAAGCTTTCGATAGTGAGACTAGCATGTTGACAAAAGTACGccacaaaaatatcattaagctttttggattttgttcCCATACTAGATACTCATTTTTGGTGTATGAGTTCATGGAAAGGGAGAGCTTATTTAAGGTACTAAGAGACAATGTAAAGGCGAAGGAATTGGAGTGGACTACAAGAGTGAATATTGTCAAAGGTTTAGCCAATGCCATCTCCTATTTGCACCACGGGTGTTGTCCACCTATAATTCACAGAGACATATCAAGCAAGAATGTTCTGTTGGATGCAGAATATGAAGCTCGTATTTCTGACTTTGGTTCAGCTATAAATTTTCATCCCGGGTCATTAAACTGGACTTCATTTGCAGGAACTTTGGGATACTCAGCTCCAG AGCTTTCTTATACAATGGAAGTAAATGAAAAGAGTGATGTGTACAGCTTTGGAATTGTGACATTGGAAGTGATTATGGGAAAGCATCCAGGAGATCTCATCTCGTCTCTGTCAACATCACCATTAGCAGTCGCTGATAAGATTCTACTTAAGGATGTATTGGATGAACGTCTCTCATCTCCATGGAAGCATTTAGAAGACCAAGTTGTCTGCATTGCGGAGATAGCATTTGCATGCCTGCATCAAATTCCACAGCTTCGGCCAACTATGAAGCAAGTTTCTCAGAAGCTATCAATTTTATTACCACCACCATTATCAGAGCCCTTTCATGCAATTACATTAGAGAAGCTGTTTGATCCCGAAGCTCTTATATACTGA